The Enoplosus armatus isolate fEnoArm2 chromosome 21, fEnoArm2.hap1, whole genome shotgun sequence genomic sequence TTATGATCCTTATTCTTTGTCAAGAAGGGAAAATTATTACTCATTATTGAGGCATTTCCCTGATTCAAAATCATTCTCTAAACCCAAATCTTCACCACTACCTGTCTTACCAAACTGTTAAAAATATTCACAATCATGACTGACCACATCTTctggttttatatttttgtggaAACCTTTAGCCCTCCATTAAGATCATAAGGAAATATAGATATAACCCTCACTAGCACACGCAAACAGCCCGAACAGCGCTCACCATCGGACCGGGACCCTTGGTGACATCTTGCTCCAATTTGAGGGAGGCTGTGTGATTGGCCAGCTCTTTCAGATCATAACCAGCGCAGAAATTCCCTCCTGGAGGAGACCACAAAATTACAAAGTATGGCAGCTGGAAagtcagagaggaagggaaaatgatgaggatgaaaaaaacaacaagttggaGCTGGAGTCCGAGGGCTGCAATTTGGATAGCAGCTTGCTTTGGGTTGGCTGGCACACAAATGCGTCTCTTCCCTAAAGAGCCCAAATCCAATACATATTCACAGATCATGCAtgtgctcactcacacacacacacacacacacacacacacacacacacacacacacacacacacacacacacacacacacacacacacacaatatcctCATTAATGGAAGACTAACATACTCCAACCACAGCCCCTTCCGTTGGATTCATGTGGTAATTACAACATTACCCAAGAGGCCTACAAACCCTATGTCACAGGGACTCATaaaatcctcctctctccttaaTGTAAcagtaatgaaaatgattataATGAACACATGTGCCAGCAACACCCATCAACTGGGAGCTTTGATTGCAGCTGTGGGTCAGTGCAGGGCAATTATAGAAAAACAGTGCGTCATGCTGTTTATGGGAGCAGCGATGTGATGGAGCTCCCTAAAGCCCTTTGTCCTTgtaggaaaaaaagagcaggagCTATGAAGAGCTGGTGATCTTTCAGCATTACTTAAACTCTTAGAGGAGGTTTGTTAGTGGACTGAGAGGCCAAACAGATAGATATCATATTTACTTATAATTTGAGCGTTGAACAGTTAGACGTGAACTCTTTCCATTAAAGCGGCGCAATTATATCAGAGATGTTGCTATGAGAGAAGAGCAATGATTGGGAGACTAAGCTGATCAGTGAGGGATCAGTCTTTGGTTAACCTGGTCAAAAATTATAGACATACAGAACCACTGATGAAATGTCACATTGCTTCATGCCAAAAACATTGAGAACCACTGTTTAAGACAAACGTGCATTCAAATTTTAAGCAGTTTGGGGAAgaccctttcctgtttcaacacgACAATAGGCAATAGACAACATATCACGGTAGGAAAAGAACAggaataaataattaaatgaatgatggctgaattccatttagctgcttcagtttcaggttcctggtgttgtgcacgctggctcactgtcacggcttactgggacacttgaataaaatTTGCGTTAATGTCACTTTAGTAACACCTTTTCCTACTAtgaaaaatcaaaatgtcttctgtgaaaaagtaaaaaatgaaagaaatggtTTTACCAGTTTGGTGTAGAAGACCAGTCAGCACAGTTTGTGATAAACAGGAACACCAACTGTTCTCATGAGATGCTACTGCTGAATTTGGTTAATGTCATGTTTCACTGCTGTGAGAACCACAAACCAAATTCCAGTCACCTGTGTTTTACTTGAATGGATTTCTAAAATCTTGAGCGAAAACTACATGGACACCTCTTGGAGctagtgagaaaatgtgtttttttaattttagttttttggaATTTGAGTAAACCGACCGTTTTCATGGGACTATTGAGGCTTTAGTTCAGCTCAACATGTGCCTGTAGTGACACAGCTGGGTCGACATCTAGATTGTACCGGACCGCAAACGGCCACAGAATTCGAATCCCAAACACTCCAAATATGCGCCAGCATACTCaaaaacctgcagaaagcaaTTACTCTTAAtttcacaagttaaaaaaaacatgtcgaCACTGAAAAATGAGAGCTTGAGAGATCGTGTTGGCGCTAATTTGAACAAAATGGATTCCTTATGTTTTCAGAAACACTACATCCAACCTAGAACCTCCCTGCTTGTCATCTCATAGCACAGACAGACTGCTAATCACAGCTGAGGGTCAGTCTTCTTGTTACAGCGGAGCAGCAACGCAGACAACCTGCTGACAGGATAGTGTGGTGGGACGATTAAAAGCACATTACAGACATTGTGTGAATCACAGAAGAGCCACTTTTGCTGGAACGACCTACTGTGCCGCTCACTGCTAACCCATTTAACACGGGCTAATtactctccaacacacactgttttctgttcacAGCTGAGACTAGTGGCACTCGGCAGCCGTCATCTGGAGAGGCTCCAACCTCTGAAGTACCAAACAAAGCATATACTTGTGTCTCTTGAGGCCACAGTTCATTTTCTACAGCAGACAGGTTGATCCAGGTTGAAGACATTATTTCCACTGAGGGAAGGAgttcattcagtgtgtgtgatgattaTTTTTAGAGGTATTAGGAGCTGTGGCATGATCCTGGCTTTGGGCGGCTGACACAGTGCAGGCCAcctcacaggtgtgtgtgttttttctgtgcGTGTACTACTCTGGTCACCTTGGCATTTCGGCTAGATCTAAGGACTTCAAGTAGCAAAGGCTGGGAAAAAGATGCAGAGGAAGAAGGTATACGGAGAGAGGGTAGGCGAAGAGATTAAGGACTGAGGAAGAATGAAAAGAAGTTGcagtaaaacaaataacatttcaatGACTTTCCCACCCCCTTTCCATAACTGTAGGTTGTGGAAGTGCTCTGATGCAATGTTCTACCTCTCTGgtttgcaaatatttttcagctcacacaaatgaacaaaaggTTACTTATTGTACCACGATGTTAAGAAGGTGAAGTTGAAAAATACATTCTGGCATGCTCATATAAATTGTTTTTTGCTGTGAAAGTGTCTAACATTCTGTAACTTGCCAAGACAACACCTCCAATTCCCTGATTTTTTCCTTAGTagtttgggaaatgcgcttattcgcTTTATTGCAGAGAGTTCAGATTCAAAGATCTATGCTACTCTCTTACTCCAGGAAGTTATTGATTAGTTAGAGGGTACAGATTAAActaacaagatataatgtgttaattactgaggtttagaggtgctggtaggtgctTCAATGTAGCTTCAAATTTAGCATACAGCCATAAGTAGTATCAATCGTCAATAGTATCAGCATCATCTaactgcaagaaagcaaataagcatatttcccaaaacatcgACCTATTTTTTTAAGGAGTAATGCTCTCAGAGTGTCatgaaaagctgaaatgttaaaaaatgagGGGCAGATAAATAGATGAAGATAAAACACAGAAGCTAGAGCAACCtatgagcaagacactgaactgaaAAGCAAATGTTCATCCACCCATTCCATCTCTTACCTTTCCCATGCAGGACAGCCACGTTCAAGTCTGTGTCACTGTCAAAGGCCTCCAGCTCTTCGAGCAGACGCCTCGCCGTCTCCTGGTTCACCGCATTACGCACCTCAGGGCGGTTTATCGCCACAGTAACCACAGACCCCCTGCGCTCTGTGACCACAGTCTGTCCCGCAACTAATGACAGAGAATGATAAAGATGCACAGAGAGAAACCAATGTGGACCACAACACTTAGAAAGAGGCCGACCCAGAGACATTAAGTTCAAACCCCACAGTAGGAGGGATGGAGGTGGAATGCAAATCGTTTTATGTGGACAGACTTGATAACAGAAACCGTGACAGACAGTGAAACAATGAAAGAGATGGTCTGGGCTGaggtgagtcagtgtgtgtttataagtgtgtgtgccAGTGATTGTGGCTTGAGGTTGCAGCAGGCAGTTGACCTGACATTGTTGGGGTCATCCCAGGGAATCCAGCTGTCAACCGCAGCCAGAGGCAACTGCATCCAAGAGAGAGCagcaaaggaaaacaaaactacTGGATGCTTTAACCTCGCTCACACAGGCTATTCTAAGGAGAAGGGACTGCTAAACAAAACCCAGTGAAGTGAGGCCCTGCAGGATGGGGCGGGGGGTTGTCTCAGGCAGCCCTTTCTACTTTGCTACACCTCAAGCTAATTATCACGCAGTCAACCACGTTTTAACTACCTGTGTGTAgtattgttttccattttatttcacagttaCATTTTAGACTTTTTAGACTGAGCAACATGCAGTGAGTCAGCAGGGTAACGCAGATCAAGATCATGTGTCAGAAGTATAATCGTTTAATAATGTTGTTATAATTGAAAGggttttcacttcatttctataacacattaaaacaaacaaagaaaaaagttaaacaaaacaaataagaatagctctgaaatgattagtcaattaaaaatgtgtcaccaactattttgataatttactaaagtcatttatttattaagcaaaTCGGCCAAAAGTGTTCTGGTTTCAGCTAATCAAACGTGAGAATTTATCAgcttttcatatatttattaGACTCAGTAAACcataaaattaaattattaagGATTAGGTAATACGAAAGCTACAATTAGCCTTTTTCATAGCACACGTTTTAAcatgtcatagtaggaaaacCACAGATGGgattgaaaacattaaaaatggctGCATACCATTTAGGTTTACCACTTTCAAGGCCTTGGTATTGTGCATTGCGGCTCAGACATCTCTTACTGGGTCACTTAATGGAGCCGAGCCCTCATTTAAGAtgattaattacacctgtgcttgtTCTGTTATGACCCGTCAACATGTATGCTGTGAAACTGAGCCGTGAAAAGCGTTCAGGGACTGGATAACCCTCCCCTCCATGTGTTTAAAGATATACTTGTGGAAATAATTACTGACTTATTTTAGTGAGCTTTGCCTcttttgtgttctgtgttgaCTCTAAATGATGTTATTGATGATATCTTGCCTTGAAGACCCACAGCCCTCGCATTAATTAAAACTGACTATGATGTAGTACAGGTGTGTAATGTCTGTGCGGACATTATGGAAGCCTCTGCTGCCTCCTACAGTCATTATTAAGTTACTGCGTGTTTACACACATACCTCTTCCTGTGTCTTCACCTCCCGTTGCAGTATTGTAGGATTTCGCTCGCCACAAACTCGCCTTTATCGACTGTccaaatgttttactttgataGGTAGCCCCTAACATTGGTGTCAACGTCCGAAAATGTTTCAGTGCCGCCATTGAAAAACACTCACTCATGAAAAACCTAAAAGCtctgagacacaaaacaatCGACAAATTAAGGGCTaccacatttcaaaatattcaaatgtcttaaaacaaaATCTAGCGTTACAGTGTACTCTTTACTAATTATGGTAACTAACTTCAGCACAACTCTAATATCAAGGTGCAACACGTTTATACTTccccacagaaacaaaaacaatacacaagGTTCTGGGACACACATTGGTGCATTGCAGTGGTAAAAACCTCTGCGTACAGCAGAGGGCGACATTGAGCCACTTTACAGGTTAACTGACTCCCCTGCAATGCAACGTGGCTCTGTAGTCCTGGAAATGATGAAAGCAAACTCCACGaaagattttcagtttttttaataaaagatttctctttttgtgttgtttttacacattttaaggCATCATGCACGAAAAATAAGCCATACTAAAAGGCATTATGCGTACCCTCTACCAAAAATTATAAGTTCTAACATTTGAAGATTTGCTGTTAAAAATAAGTTTGTACAAATATGGCATGTAAGCTGGCATGTCAGTGAATCTCAAAGCAGGACATTACCTGCTTTCACTGCTTTTGTAAACATGGCTTTGAGCAAAGTAGGGCTGaggaaaagacaagagaaaggGAAAGCATGCTTCAACGTGGGGCTAAATTTCCCTGAAAAGCATGCAATGCATCTTAAATCATATTTACAATGCATCATTTTTACGCTCAACagagttgggtttttttaattgtatcAATTTAAGTTAAGACATTAAAAAGTTTGTCGACAataacagacagactgacagacagaaagacggTATGTGTCCATAATATTCCCCAACCCCAACACAGATGTAGCTCAGATTGGTCATCGAACAAAACActacaagatttttttttattacatcaAGCATTGTAGTTGTACCTCCAGACAAATACTGTCATCTAGAGGGTAATACAACCTCAAAAAAACTCATTTGAGTTTTCTtgtattcattttataaatgtgtgtgaaacagcCCAACTGGGGCTAAAAATGAGGTTGAAAAAAAATCTTGTAGTGTCCACCATGGCAGACATCCGGAAGGTGCCAGTAGCTTTGGCACAGTTGTGTCCAGTTGTGCTCTTCTATGGTGATCCGTGTGCGTTATACTATATTGAAGACCATGGATAGATACTGTTCATATGAAACCTGGATCCAGCCATCCTGGTCTGTGTCGTACCGCCTGAACACGTCGGTCAACCTCTGTGGAAAGGAGGGGAAcatacaattttatttatacagatgAGGCGTCATATTAAACATCATGGTTTCAACGCTTTTCAACTTCATCATATCACATGTCATGCATTTACTACCATAGTTAACAGACATTCAACACTGAGTCACTCATTCAAATCTAGGTCTGAAAAAAGTGCCGATCAAAGTGAACGGCTGACACCTCTAGAGCTATTGTGATACCTTGAGCGAGGCATTTCAAAAGCtactgttatattattatcCTAGCGTACCTGAAGGAGCTGCTTCAGCAAGGTTATAGTTACACTTGCCAGCTTCCACTacaactgtatgtgtgtgtgtgtgtgtgtgtgtgtgtgtgtgtgtgaaattacTGAACTGGAACATACAGGCTCAAGTGGCACTTCCACGGGGGATTAATAATCTAAAAGGGAAGACTGTAAAGCGTTTcttaaatatgtattattcAAATTAAAACTCCCCTTTGAATCTTGTGAATACAAGAGTAGCCTTGTTGTGATTCAAGTGCTAAACCAAAGGACCTCCTATACTCCTATACTatatgcagtttattttgatttagTGTGAATCTGTTACCTGTAGAACAATACAGCACTGGATGAAGTCATCGAAGGCAACCTGTCCCTTCCTCTGGCGGTCGAACTTCTCTATCAGCGTGTTGTAGAACTGATCCGAGAGACGATATCCTGCACACAACAGCAAATATTAGACATTAACACTGGAGATATATTTAGCTCCTCAGTAGTGAGAAGGGACAACTctcaagtacaaaaaaaaaagcctggcCATGATGACTTTTAAGTGAAggattacattttgaaattggtTGCAGACTGGCTGCGGCAGATGAACAAGTTGTGACGGTAGTTGAGACAAGTGTTCTTCACAGTCCTGCCACCACCAGTATGATACAGACTTCTCACTGAGCCGTTACCCCAGCTCTAACTGAAATACGTTGTCAGCAACAATTTCAACAACATATTGATTACGGCTGTCCTGGCATTTACTGAACTCAAACAAAAGCCTGTCGGGATTCTGCTGTAAACGCTttaagacaacaaaaacactcgACACAGAAtctcaaagacaaacagaaatcatGCACAGagtctaacacacacattaacaagtCTTACATAGACTCAACAGTTTGGgaattgttttgaattttagacacaaacctgcagcttttcatttttcatttgcagtttcTGTAATTAGTAGAGCCCAAATCCAAAACCCTTGTTCAGGCAAAGCTAACATGAGGTTATAGCAGTCTtcaaattttaatttcaataatTTATAGCCATTTTATTGCTAATTTGTGCACTGTCTCATCTGTACATTCTGGTTcatcacaatgaaaataatacaacaaCGGTAAACAAAACCTTTCTGTGGAATAATGTTGCTTTGTctgaaacaatgttttttttccccccgctaTATAACGGTTTTCGGATTGGTCTTCTATTATTTGCACTGTATAAATGGCAAGCTGGAGCTGCATGTCCAATCTAAAGGTTCGCATGGATGATTGTGATGAAGTGTTTACTGCATGAGCGGTGAGTATAAATTAAGGATAGAATGCCATGCCagaaactgttcctttaacaatTTCCAAGGATGAAGCATGGTGGTCTATCCAAAGATACTGCTGACAAGACAGAATCTGACCTTTTGTCCCGGCAGAAAAGGACATTCCTAGAGACAGCTACGGAGCCCTCCACCACATTCATCAACCTGAAATGCACAAGCATACTTGCTGCTCACCGAATCCAGTCAGCGCCTGTCTGAGCTCGTTCTTATCGATGAAGCCGGAGTTGTCCCTGTCGTAGGTCCTGAAGATGTTCTGCCAGTCTGTGATGTACTTCCACACGCCGGCGAACTCATTGAAGTTCACCCCGCCTTTATTTTCCCTGTCGAACATGgctgaaggagagggggaggaggttgAGAGTGAGGTATATTGTATATAAGATTCACTCATTTATACACACAACTCTACACATGTTGGACATGTTCGACGCAGTGACATGAACGCAAAAGTGGCCCCACATATAGTATTAAAGGGCTGTCTCATGCTTGACTAACTCCTACCTCATAAGACTGCCTTATAACAGTCAAAGAAAACTGCTTGATTCCCACCACCACTACTCCACTCCTCACCCCTGTGCGGTTCAATCCAATTACCTCCCAACAAAGGGAGTGTTATCACAGGATATGCTTCTTGCTGGGGGACTATTAAACAATGGATTTACTGAGCACGGTACAGTGGAAGGGGAGGCGATGGAATTATAGGGATTTACTCTGCAAGTCACACAACAAAAAGGACCCAAAGTACATATGAGACCCGGGGAAAGATATTTCTAACATATGTTTGTCTAAACTGGAAGCAATAGCATGAACTGTGCCAGGAGTTTCAAGTTAAAAACATTGAATCAGCCACattgtttcacatttcaaaaagtacaaaaatatatttagctTTATTAGTGCTGAGGTACAGTCTGGCCAACAATAGCACAGTTAAAAAGCTGCCTTTAACTACACTACAGAGTTCAAAGTTTAAACCTCAGCTGCATATTACAACTGTCTTAAGAGTGTAAACAGATCGATATTTGGAGTCTGAGGAAATCGGCAGCTAACTTTCCCCATTTCCTCCAgatgctctctcctcctccttttattGACGGCCGCAGGTTTCCACTAGAGCAGCAGTTACTGAAGCCAAAGATACGTTTGTTTCTGCCCTCAGATCAGATCAAAAACGTAATGAATTTATCCGGTTGTCATGGAGAGGAGGTGAATAAACAACTTGCATAGTCTGGGAACAACAGGCAGTTAGTGTAAATGAGGCATGTCGGTGTCAGCAGCTACTTACATATGATGGAGCGCACCGTCACTGGGTTGAAAGGAGTCCATGTGCCTGTGAGACAGAAGAACACCAGTTACAAACATACCAGCCCAGAGAGACTGctaacaaaactaaaaacatttataataaCTTTCCTTTTATAGCAGTTGAAGAAAGACTCAGTAGCGATTTGTAAGATTGCCGAGTTGAGAGCAGGCAAATATTTTTTATGACCATTATCTTGAGATCTTTAATATGTCATctcaaaaaaatacatacattgtTATAACATTTCTCAAGGTAAATATGTTTTGGTGTCCATATTCATTTTGTAAGACCACTACTGTATCACCAGATACCAACTTAAGGATCTTGTTTTCTCAGGATATACAATCTTTCACTGGTGGATTAATCACTTCATTATCTTGGGATAACAAAGGAGGGCAATGCTGATCTTAATCTCAagataaattatattattattattaatgttatgtGTGGGATCATTTATGTTATTCTCTTCACATCGTCATGGCTTACTGGAACACTTGgatagaacagagccatctgTAATGttgttagtaacacctgtgctttttcttacgatgacaagtcaaaatgtctgctgtgaaaaaaggccTATCCTGAGGAAAGGAGACATTCAAGTGTGATCAGGAAAGAGCGATACTTTGGTCTTCAGCTTAGTGctagaaacagaaaataaagtctCATCTGACGACCTTTAGATTACGTGAACAGGAACATTTAGTGGTTTAATAGAATTTCTGATGTCCTAAATTGAAAATATAAGATCTATCTTCCATCTATAGTCTGCTGTAATATTTTACTTCCAACTTCCTCCTGTTGTGTTGGTTGACATTTTGTTAGTGAAGTAGTAACGAGCTGTGTGTAGACAAATGACAGACAGGGGTCATGTTCAGTTCCCACAGGAGCCACCCACACTAATAATGCACtcacaagaggaggaggataaaaGCATTCACCAAACGGCAAAAGCTCACATTTAAGAAGGGAGTGGATGATTACATGAATGCATTATAGTACATCATCAACAGGAATAAAAGAAAGTTAAAGTTATTCAAAAGAAGCAGTTGAGTTTTGTGCCCTTGGTGATTTTCTTTCCATCTATAGGACAAACTCTTCAATCATATGAGAATATTGCTGTCATTTATATGGTCAGAGAGAGATTGATCGGGCTTTAGTTTAGCAGGGTGTTTATACTTTATAGCCTTCCACACACTCTCAACTCTCAAGACACTGATTTGTCGGGGCATCTAAATCCTTGCTGACTCACCATCTCACTTTATTACCGAGAAGCCGGACGGTTCAGGACCAAAAATAAAGGACAACGTGAGTGTGGGAGGATGCAGAGAACAGACAAGAGACATAAAAGAgaagaatgacaaaaaaagattaCGACAAGAGGAGCGATACGCAGATGAGCCAAGgcaacagaggagaagagacaagaggagatgGGACGGAGCACAAAACATTTGCGGTTCAGTTTTTTGTCGCTGCAACCTGAACTCTCCAGCCTACTTTTGCTGACCTAAGATTCCTCCCAGCAACTCTATCTGCAGACCCTAAAACAGCATCTGCAGAATTTTTACATCTCGTCGGCGTAGTGTGGAGCCCTTTTTCACGCTGTGCTGTTCCtcactgcttgtttttttttttatttctctctacAGTTTAGCTATGCCAGCAGAAAGCAGGTTTGCGGTGTGAGCCACGAGAGCTTTAGACAGGAGCTCTTTGAAATACAGTAcctcatttaaataaaaaggttgcaagaaaaacagaacatagagatgttgttgtattgttgatttattttcaccTAGATTTAACCTTTGAAAAGTCCGTAAAAGTGtccaaataaatgataaaaggGCAGGAATGACGTCAAGAccaagagaaaaatatatagtCCAGATTTCACCTCAGTGTTCAAAAAAAGACACTCggcatttccttcctcttcctcggtttgttttattgatggGGGAGGCTGCCTGGGACTGTGGGTAGAGCTGTCCTGGGACCAGGCCTGAGGCTCTTACTGGAGCTGGAGTTTTGGCCAGAATCTATAATCTTACGCTATCTATTGGAGTGCTAATCTAAAGCAACAAACATAAAGTAACATAAGCCCGCTGATGTGAGACCAATTAGTAGAACCAAGTCAGAGtaaaagctgtgtttgtttgctgcagtGCAGTCCAATGAAAACCTCACGTCTCCCACAAGCTGATTTTTGATTAACAGTATTTTAGAAAGCACAGTACAGTAGCTCTGGAGTGTGTTTCACTAACTGTGATGGATTGGCAtcaaatttggtacacacattcatgtgtaCTGCAATTGTTACTTGTTACTTAGTTAGCGACATATGTGCAATAAGCTAAAATCAGCCAATATATAGGTCTGGCTGATTTATCAGTCTGGATCTTGGCTCAATTTCCATAACATGCTACTGTAATGAGATCTGACCACGACCATCTGAGCACAAAAATCAGTAAAAGTCAAATGTAACCATGGCTATTATCTTTAAGATCATGGAACTTGCTTTCCTCATAAATTACAATAGGAACATGATATTCTGTCTCAATctcaaaatgttacatttcaaGATAAATCTACAAGATGACCAGCCGTCAGACAGACGGAGACTCAGACACATCAGAGATCCTGTTGTAACACCTGCATAAATGTTCCTCCAGCATTAAAGCCATCAGAAaaatgagaggcagagaaaagtagaacaagctgtgacacacacaaacacacacacacacacacacacacttttcacaccAGTAGCTAGCTGTGAGGTCACCAGTGTATGCCAGACAGACTGCGGCTGCCCAGTGTGAGGTGGTCAGTATGGTTGAGATGTTTGCGTGCGTCCACGTGTGCGTCTGATGGCCAACCGGAACAATAAACCCTCTGTCCGGTCCACACACTGGGCTCTCTCACTGGTGAGCCCAACTGGCAGTGGTGttgcggagagagagagaggtggggaggaggaggaggggagagagggaccataggaggtgaggagagaggcaggctgGTGGAAAAACAGAGTGAACTGACCGCAGTGTGTACACATGCGTAAAACGGCTGTGCTGGAGCTCAGTGAGACACTTGTACATACATGCAAGCAAACATGgagttttacacacacacacacacaccccaaattTCCAGCTCATACACCTTACAAAGTAATTTCACACACttgaaccaaaacacacacaaggtaaACTCTGCTTGCTGATGGTAATGGTTTGACTTTGAgaagtaaaaagagaaacaactaCTGAATTAATTTTCTCTTGGATTTGCTGAAACTTTGCATTTCCAGTTCTGAACTTCATATTTCTAACAGCTGAGATTGTGTAGCATGTacatacaatatttaaaaacaccAGGACTCAATGTGTCATAAAACTAATAGTCAGTAGCCAATGAGTCAGCCAGCAAGTCATTCTGAGtttctgtttgttattgtgGTTTATGCCAGACAATAGTCATGATGTGTGAGACACAGACCAGCCGGCTAGGCTCAAGGAATCTAGTCACTCATAAACAGCACTGCTACCTCAGACCATTAGCTAGTCAGTGAGTGCATGAAGCATCTCGTCCACTGTTCAGCTACAAAAGAAATGGCTAGGCAGGATTAAAGATTGATAACAGGGATCATCAAAGCTCACCATCTAACTCAACTCCGGTCTATCAGAGTTTTACATCTACAAAATGTGTAGAGTGTAAAGGTAAGAGTTGTTGAACGAGCTCCTTGAGTCCTGCCATTCAGCCAACTCTGCAATCTGCACAGCGAGCCCGTGCTCTCTCAGTCACATCAGCAATTTTAGTGGCTATTACTGCTCCTACacacttaaataaataactcaAGGAGCAGTATAAATCTGTGTGCGCGGGAGAGTGGGGGGAACGTGACGCCAAGTTGGTATGATGTCTACTCGCTGCTGAGCGAAGGGAGGCCAAAATTTTCCATATTTATAGCAAATGGCGCAGCTACAAGgcatacacacaacacagacatgcacatacacttCAGCGGCACAGAGCCATGCAGTGTCTCATCAGGGGTGATACATTCTCACACCCAGACCCAGGACTCatagagggatggagagagggagagcgaatAAAGAGAAAGAGTCGAAAAAAGTGGGACTAAGTAAGGGAGcataggagagagagagaggacaaacagacagaggacacaGCAGGCGCTGAGTCGGTGCCATATCCTCCTGAGGAATGGAGAGATGAAATAAGAGAGGAgcgggagga encodes the following:
- the pdcd6 gene encoding programmed cell death protein 6 isoform X1, with the protein product MAYHSPYKAPPHINAPPDQGFLWNIFQRVDKDRSGVISDSELQQALSNGTWTPFNPVTVRSIISMFDRENKGGVNFNEFAGVWKYITDWQNIFRTYDRDNSGFIDKNELRQALTGFGYRLSDQFYNTLIEKFDRQRKGQVAFDDFIQCCIVLQRLTDVFRRYDTDQDGWIQVSYEQYLSMVFNIV
- the pdcd6 gene encoding programmed cell death protein 6 isoform X2 — its product is MAYHSPYKAPPHINAPPDQGFLWNIFQRVDKDRSGVISDSELQQALSNAMFDRENKGGVNFNEFAGVWKYITDWQNIFRTYDRDNSGFIDKNELRQALTGFGYRLSDQFYNTLIEKFDRQRKGQVAFDDFIQCCIVLQRLTDVFRRYDTDQDGWIQVSYEQYLSMVFNIV